A genomic region of Runella rosea contains the following coding sequences:
- a CDS encoding DNA primase family protein — MIQNTFNPNDLHRHVEALEKQLFEAVPHKQLLAKLLEQVKHINFFERVTEIEGHEMEGLKQKHFVVLVVREALHLAKVNQWALCVRFDAVYLYNGAFWREVDRKSIERFLGEAAAKMGTPTLEAEHFEFREKLRKQFLATAQLPEPVTDEQTVLINVKNGTLEISANGYRLREPDPNDFLTYQLPFVYDPKAKAPMFEKYLNRCLPDQDLQWILAEFFGWTFTKHLKMEKALFLYGEGANGKSVMFEIINALMGKDNVTTMSISDLKEEHNRALLVDKLLCYGSEIGANGMENDGFKTIVSNEQSRIRRKYGNSFIVKIHCKLAFNANELPPTREVNEAFFRRFLIVPFSQTIPTEERDPLLAAKIIENELSGVFNWVLAGLDRLMKNGRFTNAEASRDALEIYRKESDSVAMFSEEEGYEKDPLSKIFLKEIYPQYRTYCQQNGIVPLSSKKVIKRFDGLGFLVGKHRNLPFVAISKGLPI; from the coding sequence ATGATACAAAATACATTTAATCCTAATGACCTCCACAGACACGTGGAGGCATTAGAAAAACAGCTTTTTGAAGCCGTACCGCATAAACAACTGCTTGCAAAGCTTTTAGAGCAGGTAAAGCATATTAATTTTTTTGAAAGAGTCACCGAAATTGAAGGGCATGAAATGGAAGGGCTGAAACAAAAACATTTTGTGGTGTTGGTAGTACGGGAAGCCCTGCATTTAGCTAAAGTCAATCAATGGGCTTTATGTGTGCGCTTTGATGCAGTATACCTCTACAACGGCGCTTTTTGGCGGGAAGTTGACCGTAAATCTATTGAGCGATTTTTAGGAGAAGCAGCGGCCAAAATGGGAACGCCAACGCTGGAAGCCGAACACTTTGAATTTAGGGAAAAGCTACGAAAACAGTTTCTTGCAACTGCCCAATTGCCCGAACCCGTCACAGATGAGCAAACGGTTCTGATTAATGTCAAAAACGGTACTCTTGAAATTTCAGCCAATGGCTACCGATTGCGAGAGCCTGACCCTAACGATTTTTTGACGTACCAATTACCCTTTGTGTATGACCCAAAGGCCAAAGCCCCGATGTTTGAGAAGTACCTCAACCGCTGTTTGCCCGACCAAGATTTACAATGGATACTTGCTGAATTTTTCGGCTGGACATTTACCAAACATTTGAAAATGGAAAAGGCGTTGTTTCTCTATGGAGAAGGAGCAAACGGCAAAAGCGTCATGTTTGAAATTATCAACGCGCTGATGGGTAAAGACAACGTAACCACGATGTCAATCAGCGATTTGAAAGAAGAGCATAACCGCGCTTTGTTGGTGGATAAATTGCTTTGTTATGGTTCGGAAATCGGAGCCAATGGAATGGAGAACGACGGCTTTAAAACGATTGTATCCAACGAACAAAGCCGAATCCGGCGCAAGTATGGAAACTCTTTTATTGTGAAAATACATTGCAAATTGGCGTTCAATGCCAACGAACTGCCACCGACGCGCGAAGTGAACGAAGCCTTTTTTCGTCGTTTTCTGATTGTGCCTTTTTCGCAGACAATACCCACCGAAGAACGCGACCCTTTACTGGCTGCAAAAATTATCGAAAACGAACTGTCAGGCGTATTTAATTGGGTTTTAGCTGGGCTGGATAGACTGATGAAAAACGGGAGATTCACCAATGCCGAAGCAAGCCGCGATGCGTTGGAGATTTACCGAAAAGAATCGGATAGCGTAGCGATGTTTTCAGAAGAAGAAGGTTATGAAAAAGACCCGCTGTCAAAAATCTTTTTGAAGGAGATATACCCGCAGTACCGGACATACTGTCAGCAAAACGGAATTGTGCCGCTATCAAGCAAGAAAGTAATAAAACGCTTTGATGGTTTGGGGTTTTTAGTCGGTAAGCATAGGAACCTGCCGTTTGTTGCCATATCCAAAGGTTTACCTATCTAA
- a CDS encoding helix-turn-helix domain-containing protein, with protein MKQLTFNELPQAVIQLYDKLESIERLLLQKSQPEEPDRWFDLSELCAYLPEKATKPTVYGWVHSGIIPVHKRGKKLYFLKSEIDLWLKEGRKKTYAETVAEANNYVKRKGVKYGH; from the coding sequence ATGAAACAATTAACATTTAATGAACTGCCACAGGCCGTAATCCAGCTTTACGATAAACTGGAAAGTATTGAACGCCTATTACTTCAAAAATCGCAACCCGAAGAACCTGACAGATGGTTTGACCTTTCGGAGTTGTGCGCCTATTTACCTGAAAAGGCTACTAAGCCTACCGTGTACGGTTGGGTGCATAGTGGTATAATACCGGTACACAAGCGGGGTAAAAAATTGTACTTCTTAAAATCCGAAATTGACCTTTGGTTAAAAGAAGGCCGTAAAAAGACGTATGCGGAAACTGTCGCCGAAGCTAATAACTACGTAAAAAGAAAGGGGGTGAAATATGGACACTAA
- a CDS encoding site-specific integrase, producing MTTKVTLRQKPISKGRKSLYLDFYPPIPHPENGEPTRREFLGIYIFEKPKSLTEKEHNKQTTLLGEQIKQKRENQLNKPEIYTDYEKEQLKLKEKGQQDFVAYFKKLTAKRYGSNHDNWVSAYHYLVDFTKGSLKFAELDQPFCNDFKDYLMTAKSSRSDKETLSQNTALSYFNKFKAALKQGFNDGFLPYDLNAKVASIKPLETHRNYLTLEELNRLVQTECRSPLMKKVALFSALTGLRFSDIQNLTWSKIEAIEGQGYFIQFSQQKTKGTEVLPISQQAYGLMGERGEADQKVFTGLKYSAYENGHLKDWILNAGITKEITFHCFRHTYAVLQLSSGTDIYTVSKLLGHRELKTTQIYAKIIDQTKRSAADKIKLDL from the coding sequence ATGACAACCAAAGTAACACTACGGCAAAAACCTATTTCTAAGGGGCGTAAGAGCCTCTATCTGGATTTTTACCCACCGATACCTCACCCCGAAAACGGTGAGCCTACCCGACGCGAATTTTTGGGTATTTATATCTTTGAAAAACCGAAAAGCCTGACAGAGAAGGAGCATAATAAACAAACAACGCTTTTAGGGGAACAGATAAAGCAGAAGCGAGAAAACCAATTGAACAAGCCCGAAATCTATACGGATTATGAGAAAGAGCAACTCAAACTAAAGGAAAAGGGGCAGCAGGATTTTGTGGCGTATTTTAAAAAGCTTACTGCCAAACGTTACGGTTCAAACCATGACAATTGGGTATCTGCTTATCATTATTTGGTAGATTTTACCAAAGGTTCGCTGAAATTTGCCGAACTCGACCAACCCTTTTGTAATGACTTCAAAGATTATTTGATGACTGCTAAAAGTAGCAGGAGCGACAAAGAAACGCTATCCCAAAATACAGCATTATCCTACTTCAATAAGTTCAAAGCAGCTTTAAAGCAAGGGTTCAATGACGGGTTTTTGCCTTATGACCTTAATGCAAAGGTAGCGTCAATAAAGCCGCTGGAAACCCACCGAAATTATTTGACGCTGGAAGAACTAAACCGATTGGTGCAAACTGAGTGCAGAAGCCCGCTAATGAAAAAAGTTGCTTTGTTTTCGGCATTGACGGGTTTGCGTTTTTCAGATATTCAAAACCTTACTTGGAGTAAGATTGAAGCCATTGAGGGGCAAGGATACTTTATTCAGTTTTCCCAACAAAAAACGAAAGGTACGGAAGTATTGCCTATCTCTCAACAGGCATACGGGTTGATGGGCGAAAGGGGAGAAGCTGACCAAAAAGTATTTACAGGGTTGAAATACTCAGCTTATGAAAACGGACACCTGAAAGACTGGATTTTAAACGCAGGTATAACCAAAGAGATTACCTTCCATTGTTTTCGCCATACCTATGCCGTTTTACAGCTTAGTAGCGGTACAGACATTTACACCGTATCAAAACTACTCGGACACCGTGAATTGAAAACAACGCAGATTTACGCTAAGATTATAGACCAAACCAAACGGAGCGCAGCCGACAAAATAAAACTGGACTTGTAA
- a CDS encoding helix-turn-helix domain-containing protein: protein MEVLKVREFLSVQQVSKLIGCSRQTVYELINSGKLHAVNLKEKKTIVRRSDIDRLFDQPFVRTPKKEPQPVSEFYTAKEIEEKYFVKYGRLNNIIKENDIPKTVHNGKLLVSKPHIDRYFKQTRNDVSSITDWYTVEEIQHKYSISRDQIYGRVYDNNIPKQRVGKYVKISKRHFDELFEIGV from the coding sequence ATGGAAGTTCTGAAAGTGAGGGAGTTTTTAAGCGTACAACAGGTTTCAAAATTGATAGGTTGTTCACGGCAAACCGTTTATGAACTCATTAACTCCGGTAAGCTTCACGCGGTAAATCTCAAAGAGAAAAAGACAATCGTAAGACGTTCGGATATTGACCGACTGTTTGACCAACCTTTTGTCAGAACTCCCAAAAAAGAGCCTCAACCCGTCAGCGAATTTTACACGGCCAAAGAGATTGAAGAAAAGTATTTTGTCAAATATGGGCGATTGAACAACATTATAAAAGAGAATGACATACCTAAGACGGTACATAACGGTAAGCTACTGGTTTCCAAGCCTCACATTGACCGCTACTTTAAACAGACCCGCAACGATGTAAGCAGCATTACGGACTGGTACACGGTAGAAGAAATACAGCACAAATACAGCATAAGCCGTGACCAAATCTATGGCAGGGTGTACGATAATAACATACCAAAGCAGCGGGTAGGTAAGTATGTGAAAATATCAAAGCGACACTTTGACGAACTGTTTGAAATAGGAGTATAA
- the mnmE gene encoding tRNA uridine-5-carboxymethylaminomethyl(34) synthesis GTPase MnmE — MLQQEPICALATASGVGAIGVIRVSGEGTFEVVNQIFRGKDLRKVETHTLHFGTIRDGETIVDEVLVAVFKSPKSFTKEDTVEISCHGSDYIIRQILKLLVRAGARLAGPGEFTQRAFLNGQFDLVQAEAVADLIAADSAASHRTALNQLRGGFSKKLTSLREELIHFASMVELELDFGEEDVEFANRDDLKRLIISLQTAISPLIESFDFGNALKEGVPVAIIGAPNVGKSTLLNALLNEEKAIVTAIAGTTRDVIEDVLYINGVKFRIIDTAGIRETEDIVESIGIERSKQTIEKADIVLALFDSQQTLSQIAPLADDAKTIWVQNKTDLGAAFVEVKNDSFVRISAQKKEGIEELKKAITQRVYDEKKTDTVVTNLRHYDHLVKTQQALTDALNGLEMGITGDFLAQDIRVALHHLGEITGQIVNDDLLANIFSKFCIGK, encoded by the coding sequence ATGCTACAACAAGAACCCATCTGCGCCTTGGCCACGGCCTCGGGCGTGGGCGCCATCGGAGTGATACGCGTGTCGGGAGAAGGGACATTTGAGGTGGTAAACCAAATCTTTAGGGGAAAAGACCTCCGAAAAGTGGAAACGCACACGCTTCATTTTGGTACCATTCGCGACGGTGAAACTATCGTCGATGAAGTGCTGGTAGCGGTTTTTAAGTCGCCCAAATCGTTTACCAAAGAAGACACCGTTGAAATATCCTGCCACGGCTCCGACTACATCATTCGCCAGATTCTAAAACTGTTGGTTCGCGCGGGGGCGCGTTTGGCGGGCCCAGGAGAGTTTACCCAACGGGCATTTCTCAATGGTCAGTTTGATTTGGTGCAGGCCGAAGCCGTTGCCGATCTTATCGCGGCCGATTCGGCGGCGAGCCACCGCACAGCGTTGAATCAATTGAGGGGCGGTTTTTCCAAGAAATTGACCTCTCTTCGTGAAGAATTGATTCATTTTGCCTCCATGGTGGAACTCGAACTGGACTTTGGCGAAGAAGATGTGGAGTTTGCCAATCGCGACGACCTCAAGCGATTGATTATCAGCTTACAAACGGCCATTTCACCGTTGATTGAATCATTTGATTTCGGCAATGCGCTCAAAGAGGGTGTGCCCGTGGCAATCATTGGGGCGCCGAATGTGGGTAAATCGACCCTGCTCAACGCCCTTTTGAACGAAGAAAAAGCCATCGTGACGGCCATCGCGGGCACCACGCGCGACGTGATTGAGGATGTTCTTTATATCAACGGTGTCAAGTTTCGCATCATCGATACGGCAGGTATCCGCGAAACCGAGGATATTGTGGAATCCATTGGTATTGAGCGCTCTAAGCAGACGATTGAAAAGGCTGATATTGTGCTTGCTTTGTTTGACAGCCAACAAACCTTATCCCAAATTGCGCCCTTGGCGGATGATGCCAAGACCATTTGGGTGCAAAACAAAACGGATTTAGGCGCAGCCTTTGTTGAGGTAAAAAATGATAGCTTCGTTCGGATTTCGGCGCAGAAAAAAGAAGGAATTGAAGAGCTTAAAAAAGCCATTACCCAACGCGTGTATGACGAGAAGAAAACCGATACGGTCGTAACGAATCTACGCCATTACGATCATCTTGTCAAAACCCAACAAGCCCTGACCGATGCGCTCAATGGATTGGAAATGGGAATCACGGGTGATTTTTTAGCGCAGGATATTCGCGTGGCGTTGCACCATTTGGGAGAAATTACGGGTCAAATCGTCAACGACGATTTGCTGGCCAATATTTTCAGTAAGTTTTGTATTGGAAAGTAA
- a CDS encoding DUF4177 domain-containing protein yields MPKFEYKVIEFKPGGFWGTKLDAVDIETQLNKMGEDGWELLNSLDTNEYNGATKKLLFIFKRLSEF; encoded by the coding sequence ATGCCAAAATTTGAATATAAAGTAATTGAATTTAAGCCAGGTGGCTTTTGGGGGACGAAATTGGACGCCGTAGACATCGAAACCCAATTGAATAAAATGGGAGAAGATGGATGGGAGTTGCTTAACTCATTGGATACCAACGAGTACAATGGTGCAACTAAAAAGCTGTTGTTTATTTTTAAACGACTAAGTGAGTTTTAA
- a CDS encoding DUF3575 domain-containing protein, with the protein MMKYKAPQRLKSKAYFFFVKWYLFLFVGIIASISTLSAQVIPLPKAILKTIPSTLIDPDNTFTLGLEVPLPKRWSVQQEIGWGHNSFNVYSYERDQYPNRQTWRFRSQIRYYFSDMSSTNGSFFAALEYFHKNVTTDQLQAVGRDCNTWGGCAYFEEVAVRTHRLVSAGHFKLGYVLITQKKMAIEIYAGLGVRGLMVKNNLDETSLNLLRRDFLNLRPNQPGNYGTMPGLSAGIALGYAFRPRKPKSVSLP; encoded by the coding sequence ATGATGAAATATAAAGCCCCGCAACGGCTCAAAAGCAAAGCATACTTCTTTTTTGTGAAATGGTATTTATTTCTTTTCGTGGGAATAATTGCTTCAATTTCAACGCTTTCTGCGCAGGTCATTCCGTTGCCGAAGGCTATTCTAAAAACAATTCCGAGTACGTTGATTGATCCCGACAATACCTTTACCTTAGGTCTTGAAGTGCCGTTGCCCAAACGTTGGAGCGTTCAGCAAGAAATAGGGTGGGGCCATAATTCTTTCAATGTCTATTCCTACGAACGCGACCAATATCCCAACCGTCAAACGTGGCGTTTTCGGAGTCAGATTCGGTATTATTTTTCCGATATGTCTTCTACCAACGGCAGCTTTTTTGCGGCCCTTGAATACTTTCATAAAAACGTGACTACGGACCAACTCCAAGCCGTTGGCCGTGATTGCAATACCTGGGGAGGCTGTGCCTATTTTGAGGAAGTAGCCGTGCGTACGCATCGGTTGGTGTCGGCGGGGCATTTTAAATTGGGCTACGTGTTGATTACCCAAAAGAAAATGGCGATAGAAATCTATGCGGGATTGGGAGTCAGAGGATTAATGGTGAAAAATAATTTAGATGAGACATCCTTGAACTTGCTTAGACGTGATTTCTTAAATCTTCGACCCAATCAACCTGGCAACTACGGCACCATGCCTGGTCTGTCGGCTGGGATCGCTTTGGGCTATGCTTTTAGGCCAAGAAAGCCTAAAAGCGTATCTTTGCCCTAG
- a CDS encoding LVIVD repeat-containing protein yields the protein MKKVLYPTVVAAIWSLVLACSSDKSADISPNSQSGIGGSMARFAIVGNALYCVLPDKLQVYDISAPDNPVAKNYVMLNVGLETIFPYRDNLFIGASDGMYIFDNRQPNSPSLLSRYTHVQSCDPVVVQEKYAYVTLRAGVNCRQFTSLSSLDVVDVSDLKNPRLVHTQPMESPYGLGVDGTQLFVCEGNNGLKVFDISKPEQPVLKETLKDVKSFDVIPLTKTLLVTGEGGFYQYRYQKGEKLELLSKISIEP from the coding sequence ATGAAAAAGGTACTGTACCCCACCGTTGTAGCGGCGATTTGGAGTTTAGTTTTGGCTTGTTCTAGCGATAAAAGTGCCGATATTTCTCCCAATAGCCAGTCGGGTATTGGCGGCTCGATGGCTCGTTTTGCCATCGTTGGCAATGCCCTGTATTGCGTTTTGCCCGATAAATTGCAAGTATATGACATCAGTGCGCCCGACAACCCCGTGGCCAAAAATTACGTAATGCTGAACGTCGGATTAGAAACGATTTTTCCGTATAGGGATAACCTCTTCATCGGCGCCAGTGATGGCATGTATATTTTTGACAATCGACAACCAAACAGCCCTTCGTTGCTTTCGCGTTATACCCACGTTCAGAGCTGTGACCCCGTGGTGGTTCAGGAAAAGTATGCTTATGTGACGTTGAGAGCAGGCGTAAATTGCCGTCAATTTACGTCGTTGAGTTCTTTGGATGTGGTCGACGTGTCGGATTTGAAGAATCCTCGTTTGGTGCATACCCAACCGATGGAAAGTCCGTATGGATTGGGGGTGGATGGAACACAACTGTTTGTTTGTGAGGGGAATAATGGATTAAAAGTGTTTGATATTTCAAAACCAGAACAGCCCGTTTTGAAAGAAACGCTCAAAGATGTTAAATCCTTTGACGTGATTCCACTTACTAAAACCCTGCTCGTAACGGGCGAAGGAGGCTTTTATCAATACCGCTACCAAAAGGGAGAAAAATTGGAATTGCTGAGCAAAATTTCCATTGAGCCATGA
- a CDS encoding metallophosphoesterase family protein, giving the protein MPDTPKRDLKEYVDVGHSELENHLRTQNAQFQSALEEADAGRKLTDFLWLNIFGFAYHYLKSRFGPRHPYQYYPTSDDTGVYRMKVENETTQIALLSDWASDTPESDRVGAVVAFHKPDYSIHLGDIYFVGAPSEVHDNFISPKASWPRGKWGSLALAGNHEMYSNGAAFYKMLLPTMGVREANAASDGLKPSDASMIREQKAGFFCLENDYWRVIGLDTGYTSVERPFVEILSPPDCHLRKEQVKWLKNQLHLDNPDDRRGIIFLSHHPPFSNFRKSFPRPARQIRQLFGEFLRPVLWIWGHEHRLVGYRERKVGGLPIHGRCIGHGGMPVEIDAPRVDTDAILFYDQRRRKNIRRIGVGYNGFAWLKFEQENLSIEYRDVEDKVVTGESWRINLQSGLIDKIG; this is encoded by the coding sequence ATGCCTGATACCCCCAAACGAGATTTAAAAGAGTACGTTGATGTAGGTCATTCTGAGCTGGAAAACCACCTGCGTACCCAAAATGCCCAATTTCAAAGTGCCCTTGAGGAGGCCGATGCGGGGCGAAAGCTCACCGATTTTTTATGGCTGAATATCTTTGGTTTTGCCTATCATTACCTAAAAAGCCGCTTTGGTCCCCGTCATCCGTATCAATATTACCCCACCAGCGACGACACTGGGGTGTACAGAATGAAGGTCGAAAACGAAACGACCCAAATTGCGCTGCTCTCCGATTGGGCTTCAGATACACCCGAATCCGACCGCGTGGGCGCGGTCGTAGCCTTCCATAAACCTGATTATTCGATTCACTTAGGCGATATTTATTTTGTGGGTGCGCCGTCTGAAGTACACGATAATTTTATCAGCCCCAAAGCGTCGTGGCCCCGTGGCAAATGGGGGAGCCTAGCCCTGGCTGGCAACCACGAAATGTATTCAAACGGAGCCGCGTTTTACAAAATGCTTTTGCCAACGATGGGCGTGCGCGAAGCTAATGCGGCATCCGACGGGTTGAAACCGTCAGACGCATCGATGATTCGGGAACAGAAAGCAGGGTTTTTCTGCCTCGAAAATGACTATTGGCGAGTGATTGGTTTAGATACTGGCTATACTTCGGTGGAACGCCCTTTTGTCGAAATTCTTTCGCCCCCAGATTGCCACTTACGAAAAGAACAAGTCAAATGGCTAAAAAATCAACTTCATCTTGACAACCCCGACGACCGTCGCGGAATCATTTTTTTGAGTCATCATCCCCCTTTTTCGAATTTTCGAAAATCTTTTCCGCGTCCAGCGCGGCAAATAAGACAACTGTTTGGTGAGTTTTTACGTCCTGTATTATGGATATGGGGGCATGAGCATCGGCTGGTTGGGTACCGAGAACGAAAGGTGGGAGGGTTGCCCATTCACGGTCGCTGCATCGGACACGGCGGCATGCCGGTCGAGATAGACGCGCCGCGGGTAGATACTGACGCTATTCTATTTTATGACCAACGAAGAAGAAAAAATATCCGTCGAATTGGCGTGGGCTACAATGGTTTTGCGTGGTTGAAATTTGAGCAAGAAAATCTCTCCATTGAGTACCGCGATGTAGAAGATAAAGTAGTAACGGGTGAAAGTTGGAGAATCAATCTTCAATCTGGTTTGATTGATAAAATAGGATAA
- a CDS encoding OmpA family protein: protein MMAKHIGWWWCVLASVCTSQAQEVQWAGKLVGFSSEFRKETYGQEYRAVQVLGAPNTIPPFGESACAWSPYNADSNVEEWIKVAFEKPQKARQILIVENFNQGCITQVYAYDEAGKEVSVWTNSGAAAADVGRVLVVNVPDSTMLISSVKVSLNPARVKGYNQIDAIGLTLSNKPFESKINVFKDAPKEIIKENLGIGVNTKAQEVAPIISPDGKTIFFTRGKYEKNVGGAENQDVWFATRQGDQWNEAQNMGAPINNADNNAIVSISPDGKTLYLMNVYRPDGTMTFGLSKSTRTKTGWTTPVECKIEDIYNLDKKNNTEFTLSPKGNVLVMSVKRQDTNGDRDLYVSFVKGDGSWSKPLNMGSIINTADVESAPFIATDNKTLYFTSYGHAGYGGGDIFMTRRLDESWTKWSQPENLGPAINTPQWDGFLSIPASGEYAYVSSMQNSLGGEDLFRFKVYNAIRPEPVAIISGSVIDADTRKPVTTEILTNLLKDNTNISKVEYDPETGEYKLILPVQQSYRLSAVKDGFFPLDEIVDLSKDKRFRDIKRNILLVPIKEGKKITPNGIMFEQSKFELLTEALPDLDRIAEMMVKYANMELLIEGHTDNQGDFKLNMELSENRVKEVKKYLVGKGIAENRLQVKGWGSTKPVASNEIEETRKKNRRVEFTILKV, encoded by the coding sequence ATGATGGCCAAACATATCGGATGGTGGTGGTGTGTTCTAGCTTCGGTTTGCACGAGTCAGGCGCAGGAAGTTCAGTGGGCCGGCAAATTAGTGGGGTTTTCATCCGAATTTCGTAAAGAAACCTACGGGCAAGAGTACCGGGCCGTCCAAGTATTGGGAGCGCCCAATACCATCCCTCCCTTTGGAGAAAGTGCCTGTGCATGGTCTCCGTACAACGCCGATTCCAACGTTGAAGAATGGATTAAGGTGGCTTTTGAGAAGCCGCAAAAAGCACGCCAGATTCTTATCGTCGAAAATTTCAACCAAGGCTGCATAACGCAGGTATATGCTTATGATGAGGCAGGAAAGGAGGTTTCGGTATGGACAAATTCTGGGGCTGCCGCTGCTGATGTGGGTCGAGTTTTGGTCGTAAACGTTCCAGATTCTACGATGCTGATCAGTTCCGTGAAAGTGTCACTGAATCCTGCCCGGGTCAAAGGCTATAATCAGATAGATGCTATCGGCTTGACGTTAAGTAACAAGCCTTTTGAGTCAAAAATCAATGTTTTCAAAGATGCGCCCAAAGAAATCATCAAAGAGAATTTGGGCATCGGTGTAAATACCAAAGCGCAGGAAGTGGCTCCCATCATTTCGCCCGACGGAAAAACCATTTTTTTTACAAGAGGGAAATACGAAAAAAATGTAGGAGGTGCTGAGAATCAGGATGTATGGTTTGCTACGCGACAAGGTGACCAATGGAATGAAGCGCAAAACATGGGGGCGCCCATCAATAATGCCGACAACAACGCTATCGTGAGTATTTCGCCCGACGGAAAAACGCTGTACCTCATGAACGTATACCGCCCGGATGGTACGATGACGTTTGGGTTGTCGAAATCTACCCGCACAAAAACGGGTTGGACAACACCCGTGGAATGTAAGATTGAGGATATTTATAACCTTGACAAAAAGAACAATACTGAGTTTACGCTCTCGCCCAAAGGAAATGTGTTGGTGATGTCGGTCAAGCGTCAGGATACCAACGGAGATCGCGATTTGTACGTCAGTTTTGTCAAAGGCGACGGCTCGTGGAGTAAACCCCTCAACATGGGTTCAATCATCAACACCGCTGACGTAGAAAGTGCCCCCTTTATTGCAACCGATAACAAAACGCTCTATTTTACGTCGTACGGGCATGCGGGTTATGGGGGTGGGGATATTTTTATGACGCGTCGTTTGGATGAATCGTGGACCAAATGGAGTCAGCCCGAAAACTTGGGGCCCGCCATTAATACTCCCCAATGGGATGGTTTTTTGAGTATTCCTGCTTCGGGAGAATATGCCTACGTAAGCTCCATGCAAAACTCCTTGGGAGGGGAGGATTTATTTCGTTTTAAGGTTTACAACGCCATTCGCCCAGAGCCAGTGGCGATTATATCGGGTAGCGTGATTGACGCCGATACCCGAAAACCCGTCACGACCGAAATTTTGACCAATTTATTGAAGGACAACACCAACATTTCCAAAGTTGAATACGACCCCGAAACGGGTGAGTATAAACTTATCTTGCCGGTTCAGCAGTCGTACCGTTTGAGTGCGGTGAAGGATGGTTTTTTTCCGTTGGATGAAATTGTGGATTTGTCGAAAGACAAACGTTTTCGTGATATAAAAAGGAATATTTTGTTGGTTCCCATCAAAGAAGGTAAGAAAATTACGCCGAATGGAATCATGTTTGAGCAAAGTAAATTTGAGTTGCTGACCGAAGCCTTGCCCGACTTAGACCGAATCGCCGAAATGATGGTCAAATACGCCAATATGGAGCTGCTTATTGAGGGCCATACCGACAATCAAGGCGATTTTAAGCTCAACATGGAACTCTCTGAAAACCGAGTGAAAGAGGTAAAAAAGTATTTAGTGGGCAAAGGCATTGCCGAGAATCGTCTTCAGGTGAAAGGCTGGGGCTCAACCAAACCCGTAGCAAGCAATGAAATTGAAGAAACCCGTAAAAAAAATAGGCGGGTGGAGTTTACGATTTTAAAGGTTTGA